The genomic interval TTTTGTTTCGTCAAGAACCTCCTTTATCCACTCATCAAGTGATGTTGGTTCAATTACCAGCGCCTTAACCCTTGAATAATCAAGGAGTTCATCTATTATCAGGTCGCACCGCCTGATATTTCTTTCAGCCCGGTCAAGGGCGACCATGACCTTTTCATCCTGCCCTTTCAGACGTTTCCCAAGGGAAAAGACAGAAGTCCTTATAGTGCCCAGAGGATTCCTTAATTCATGACTTACAGTTGCAGTAAGCTTGCCGAGCGTTGCCATCTTTTCACTTACAAGCAGTTCTTTCTGTGCCTTTTCAAGTCTGGCTGTGCGCTCCTCAACCATTATTTCAAGACTCTCACGATAATTATCAAGTTCTGAATCTATTCTTTCACGCATAAGATAATTTGCAAATATTTCAGCAACGAGCTTAAGTCTTCTGATTAATTCATCTGTCCACCTTTTTTCATGTGTAAGAGAGGAAAAAACCATACTCCCTATAAGTGTATCACCGGCAAGGAGAGGCATCATGAGTATGGATCTTGTACCTTCATTTCTTACTTTTTGCTCCCATAACTGTAAATCATCCGGCAGGGTTTCATTTACGCTATGAAACTTGATATACTCTCCCTTTATAAGATACTTTTCAAGTCCGTATCTTCTGGCATTATTCAATGCATCAGGAAAGGCAGGTGGTGCAGGATCAAGATCAGGGTTTGAATAGGTACAAATAAATTTATATACACTGAAATCCTGTTCATATTGACCTATCGCACATCGGTCGACATCCATTAATTGAGCGAATTGTTTAAGCCAAAATTGGAGTTCATTTTCAATATCTTCAACCTTTATATTAATCAATGTTGCTGAAAACTCTGACACAAGTTCCTCAAATTTTAGTCTCTCCTCAAGCTCTCTTTTTGCCTGATTCAGCTCTGTGACATCCCTTATGAAACTGAATATTATCTTTTCATTTTCAAGATAATTACTGTTCACCTCAACATCGTATATCCTGCCGCTTTTATGTATATGTCTGCTCTGATGAAATAAAGAACCATGTTCCACTGTAATATTTCCATCGCTTTTTATCTTTTCTCTGTTTGCAGAGTCATCGATATCCGAAATTTTCATTTTTACAAGTTCATCATGACTGAAGCCGGAGAGCCGGCAATATTCATCGTTCACAACAAGGATATTCTGATCCAGGTCTGTTATCATAAAGCCCACGTTGGCATTTTTAATTATCGAGGTATATCTTTCTTCAAGCAGATGCCGACGTTCCATTTCTTTAATAAGTGCATCGTTTGAACGCCTTCTCAAAATGGCATTTGCGATGATTTCACCAATCAGTTTAATTCTGCGTACAAATTCATCTGACCAGTTATGTTCTTTTGTGTATGTGGCAAATGTAAGATTTCCAATAATCTGGTGCTCGGCTGAAAGAGGGACAATCAATATAGATTTTGTCTTATGTCTTCGGATTATACTGTCATTAAATATAGGAGGTAAATCATCAGGTATCTTTTCTGCCCTGATTATATCACCTTTTGCCAGTTTATCCATAATTGATTGAGGGGCTTGATTACTCCTGTCTGTTGGGGGGGCACCAATAATGGGAACAGTATAAGTAGAAATAACATTTATGCGCTTATTATTATAATCATATTCGTTAACTATCCCTCTTTCCACTTCAAGAAACTCAACGAATTTCATTACCCACGGGTTAAGGTCTTTATCTATATTATCCAGTTTTAAATTAATAAGAGCGGCAGAAAATTCAGAGGTTAATTTCTCAAATCCGAGTTGTTTTTCTATGTCTTCCCTTGCGATTTTCAGCTCGGTAATATCCCTTATAAAACAGCAGATCATACCCTCATTTTCAAGCAGATTAGCGCTTACAAGGACATTGATCACCCTGCCATCTTTTCTAAGATGACTGGTCTCATGGTGAAATGATCCTGTTTCAGCAATATTCCCTTTGTCATTATCTACTTTCTCCAGATCACCTGATATGTCCAGATTGAAGATCTTCATGCTTAGCAATTCATCACGATTGTAACCTGACATTTCACAATAGGCATCATTAACCTCAAGGATATTTGCATCCAGATCGGAAATCATAAAACCAACATTTGCGGTTTTTATAATCGATGAGTAACGTTCCTCGATCATTTGCCGACGTTTCATTTCATCCAGAAGCGCCTCATTTGAACGCATACGCAGGATGGCATTGCCGACAATCTCAGCTATAAGCTTGATCCTTTTAATAATTCCCTCTGACCATCGCCTTTCTTCACGGAAACTTGCAAAAGTGATATTTCCAAATACCATTTCGCCAGTAAGAAGAGGGACAATTATCACCGATTTTGTATTATGTTTTTCAAAAAGACCTCCGAGGTACATCGGTGGCAGGTCATCAGGAATCTTCTCTGCTTTTATTATCTCGCCTTTTCTCAGCTCATCAATAATCTCAATAGGGGTTACATGATTTTGTTCTATAGGTATATCAAGACCCGGCATTGTATAATGCATAAGCGTATTAACATTTTGCTCATCAATCTGATATTCTATTATCAAACCCCTGTCTACCTTTAACAAATCAACAAATTTTTTAAGCCATACCATAAGTTCATCTTTTATTTTCTCTGGTCTGATATATATAAGCGCATTGGAAAACCCAGAAATAACCTCTTCAAACTCAAGCCGCTCCCTAAGATCCTCCTGTGCCTTATTTAATGCTTCCTGGGCGCGCATACGTAATATTGCACTTGCGATAATTTCACCAATTAGTTTGATTCGGCTGAAGATGGCATCCGTCCATTTTCGCTCTTTTAAATAACTTGCGAATGTAAGATTACCTATAATCTGGCTTTCTGAAACAAGGGGTACAACTGCAAGAGATTTTGTATTATGTTTTTCAATAATCCATCCGCGAAAAGGCTCTGACAGATCTTCAGGTATCTTTTCAGCCCGGATCATTGCGCCTTTTTTTAATGCACTCATAACTGTTTCAGGTATTGTAAGAACTGTATCATGAGGAGATGTCTCACTTATAGAATCAGGGACAGTATAATTTACCAGGGCCACCATGGTGCTATTATTATAATCATATTCATTAATAACACCTCTACCTACATCGAGAAAATCTACGAACTTAACAAGCCATGTTTTAAGTTCTTCATTTATCTCTTTTAGTTCAATATTCATGAGAGAAGCGGAAAATTCTGAGAGGAGTTTTTCAAAGGCAAGCCTTTCTTCTCTCTCAATCTTGGCCTGTTTTTCTTCGGTTATATCCCTCATGAAACTGTAAAGGGTTCCCTCCTTTTTATTCAAAGTGCTGCTTACATCTACATCCATAAAACTGCCGTCTTTCTTTTTGTGGATTACCTCATGGTGAATTGCACCTGTGCTGAGTATTACATTGAGTATAGTATCATCATTGTTATTAATTGTAATATCAATATCCGGTATCTTCATAGCAAGCAGTTCATCCCGATTGTATCCGGAGATGCGGCAGTATTCATCGTTTACATCAAGTATATTTTGATCTCTATCTGATATGCAGAAACCGACATTGGCATTTTTCACAATTGAAGAGTATCTTTCCTCAAGCCTTTCCCTCAGCTCTGCCTCTTTTATAAGTGTCTCATGAGAACGTTTACGAAGGATTGCATTACCTATCATCTCCCCTATCAGTTTCAAACGTTTAACCAGATCATCAGGCCACCTGCGCTCGATTCTGTAGTTCAGAAAGGTAAGGTTTCCAATTATATCGTTGGCAGCAATAATTGGCACGATTACTATAGATTTTACATTTTCTTTTTCAATAATTCCATCACGCAATGCTAATGGAAGTTCTTCAGGTATTTTTTCAGCCTTGATACTTAATCCTTTATTGAATATTTCTATTATATCCAGATGAGTTTTATGAAAATATGTCAGAGGCACCTCAATACCTGGCGCTGAATAATTAAGCAGCAGATGAACAATATCCTTTTCGAACAAATGTTCATTGATTATTGCCCTGTCAGCTTTTAAAAATTCAACGAAATTCTTTAACCATTTATTGAGTGCCTCATAAATTTTATCAGGATGTATATTGATAAGATCAGCTGAAAATTCAGAAACAAGCTCTTCAAACCTGAGCCTTTCCTCTTTCTCTTTTTGAGCCTTTTTAATTTCGCTAACATCGCTGATAAAATTACATACAATGCCTTCCTCCTTGAATACATTGGCGCTAACCGATACGTCGATAAAAACGCCATCTTTTCTTCTATGCCTGGTTTCAAGATGAATGATGCCTTTTTGATCTACCATTGAAGATCTTTCTCTCATAACCTTATGCGGATCACCAGAAGCATCAATTTCCCAGATTTTTTTAGAAAGGAGTTCATCACGGCTATACCCAGTCATGCGACAGTATTCATCATTAACATCTAATATGAATAAGCTTGAAAAATCAGTAATCAAAAATCCTACGCTGGCATGCTTCAATATCGATGAATATTTCTCCTCAAGTATCTTTCTTCTTTTAACCTCTTCAACCAGGGCATCTGCCGATCGTTTTCTGAGAATAGCATTGGCTACTATTTCACCAACAAGTCTGATTCGTCTTACCATATCGTCAGGCCATTTATGCTCTTCTCTGTATGTTGCAAAGGTAAGGGAACCAACTGCCTTATTCCCTGCTGAAAGAGGCACAATAATAACAGACCTTGTGTTATCCTTTTCAATTAATCCTCCCCGAAGCAATTCAGGAATATCATCAGGTAT from Desulfatiglans sp. carries:
- a CDS encoding PAS domain S-box protein, with amino-acid sequence MANKIEKGNKRSGAVQKKSLRKSPSLPKCIPKKILEFEKLISGFSAALIATPQEKLENELNNWLKKFVEFLGVERCVVNEIMDDGKSVHRLLNYTVADIDIPPVLESYTPPEGVIDELKKGLIIKAEKIPDDLPLSFRNGIIEKTRTKSVVIIPFSADNRVIGTILFASYRKERKWSDNLIRRIKLIAEIIANTIIRIRSHNSLIELNEHRKQLEETYSSVIKNANLGFMIMELSSHSIIDVNDEYCCMSGYSREELIGKKTWEIDASMDPEKIEREKNIAIEKGSIHIITKHIRKDGSIFDTEVSSTLFAKNKNIIYSFIRDITDLTQAWKDLEERLEFEELVSEFSATLIDLKPDNISKELNQWLRRLVILLKLDRGVITEYLSDQNMIRILLNYTVTGESIVPLKEFYEIPEAWMKEYLKGETIRAERIYDGLPSMILEWAKRDSIKSFVIVPLKIGDQVLGNITLASHTNERVWPDNLIRRIRLIGEIIANAILRMRSQKKFDDEVERREILEQRYSNILKNASVGFWITEYKEGSIIYVNDEYCRMSGYSRNELISKKIWELDASLDQGKVKKEGLSLQRSGANHHVAKHRRKDGNLFDVDVSSNLYVEEGIVCSFMRDITDLNIARKELEERLKFEELVSEFSNTLVNSKPDDLMDELNLLIKKLVEFFEVDRGVIGEYERDKNSVKILMSYTSEEFNLKPLEKRYSVSDTMMQEYDRGTVIKARRLSKDLPEEIFQWTQSEDIKSFVIIPLISESRAIGNITLASHKKELDWSDDLIKRIKLIGEIIASAILRIRSQKSLIREVEHRENLEETYSSVIKNANLGFMIIDLSGHSIIDVNDEYCRMSGYSREDLVDKKTWEIDASMNQDKIMEEGKSASEEGAIQIKTSHKRKDGTIFDVEISSNLFSKDPNIVYSFIRDITDINRTQKELEERLKFEELISDFSAALISPDDYSMKLDYWLKRFVEYLEVDRGVINEHISELKKVKVLMQYSVPEIDLTPLNELYDIPEAEIMEFQKGMFLKAEKIPDDIPELLRGGLIEKDNTRSVIIVPLSAGNKAVGSLTFATYREEHKWPDDMVRRIRLVGEIVANAILRKRSADALVEEVKRRKILEEKYSSILKHASVGFLITDFSSLFILDVNDEYCRMTGYSRDELLSKKIWEIDASGDPHKVMRERSSMVDQKGIIHLETRHRRKDGVFIDVSVSANVFKEEGIVCNFISDVSEIKKAQKEKEERLRFEELVSEFSADLINIHPDKIYEALNKWLKNFVEFLKADRAIINEHLFEKDIVHLLLNYSAPGIEVPLTYFHKTHLDIIEIFNKGLSIKAEKIPEELPLALRDGIIEKENVKSIVIVPIIAANDIIGNLTFLNYRIERRWPDDLVKRLKLIGEMIGNAILRKRSHETLIKEAELRERLEERYSSIVKNANVGFCISDRDQNILDVNDEYCRISGYNRDELLAMKIPDIDITINNNDDTILNVILSTGAIHHEVIHKKKDGSFMDVDVSSTLNKKEGTLYSFMRDITEEKQAKIEREERLAFEKLLSEFSASLMNIELKEINEELKTWLVKFVDFLDVGRGVINEYDYNNSTMVALVNYTVPDSISETSPHDTVLTIPETVMSALKKGAMIRAEKIPEDLSEPFRGWIIEKHNTKSLAVVPLVSESQIIGNLTFASYLKERKWTDAIFSRIKLIGEIIASAILRMRAQEALNKAQEDLRERLEFEEVISGFSNALIYIRPEKIKDELMVWLKKFVDLLKVDRGLIIEYQIDEQNVNTLMHYTMPGLDIPIEQNHVTPIEIIDELRKGEIIKAEKIPDDLPPMYLGGLFEKHNTKSVIIVPLLTGEMVFGNITFASFREERRWSEGIIKRIKLIAEIVGNAILRMRSNEALLDEMKRRQMIEERYSSIIKTANVGFMISDLDANILEVNDAYCEMSGYNRDELLSMKIFNLDISGDLEKVDNDKGNIAETGSFHHETSHLRKDGRVINVLVSANLLENEGMICCFIRDITELKIAREDIEKQLGFEKLTSEFSAALINLKLDNIDKDLNPWVMKFVEFLEVERGIVNEYDYNNKRINVISTYTVPIIGAPPTDRSNQAPQSIMDKLAKGDIIRAEKIPDDLPPIFNDSIIRRHKTKSILIVPLSAEHQIIGNLTFATYTKEHNWSDEFVRRIKLIGEIIANAILRRRSNDALIKEMERRHLLEERYTSIIKNANVGFMITDLDQNILVVNDEYCRLSGFSHDELVKMKISDIDDSANREKIKSDGNITVEHGSLFHQSRHIHKSGRIYDVEVNSNYLENEKIIFSFIRDVTELNQAKRELEERLKFEELVSEFSATLINIKVEDIENELQFWLKQFAQLMDVDRCAIGQYEQDFSVYKFICTYSNPDLDPAPPAFPDALNNARRYGLEKYLIKGEYIKFHSVNETLPDDLQLWEQKVRNEGTRSILMMPLLAGDTLIGSMVFSSLTHEKRWTDELIRRLKLVAEIFANYLMRERIDSELDNYRESLEIMVEERTARLEKAQKELLVSEKMATLGKLTATVSHELRNPLGTIRTSVFSLGKRLKGQDEKVMVALDRAERNIRRCDLIIDELLDYSRVKALVIEPTSLDEWIKEVLDETKPPKGISVKTEFNAGVSINLDRERFRQCIVNILTNAYQAIEEKSSEEPGNVLITTFREADIIIIKINDNGVGFNMAAKSRLFEPLFSTKAFGVGLGLSIIKQIVEQHGWEFDIKGEPEQGATVEITIPFTGN